The following are encoded together in the Daucus carota subsp. sativus chromosome 5, DH1 v3.0, whole genome shotgun sequence genome:
- the LOC135152777 gene encoding uncharacterized protein LOC135152777 — translation MSNRVIGCKTAKEIWDALEIRCQGTKAIKKNRRTILTQEYEHFDSKAGESLTDIYDRFVKLLNDLSLVDKEYDLEDSNLKFLFALPEKWDLKVTTIRDNHDLEELTLDDIYGRLKTYELEMEQRSKRHGGKSKPVALKVQEEDAKNKGKAHVTKSDTESSNSDNDSNSDIPSDSEDNDDEMMQLAALMIKSFKKMAYKKFNKGKSFSRKDRNSGKTSDKRNFRKNEGKEEKSGKADKSKYTCFNCGEKESEEEVNYALMANTDNSSGAVETKVPHSTLAFDTEDITELRLFLKTLHVSYRDQTLENDRLKSEILDVKKRNNYLEKELVQMLEVQKERDYSIFIKDELLKKNASLESELAKEREIIKTWTNSGKITQNIFESGKWKRGLGYTDKNEAEPVKQGSIKSETPKVASVRFVAESKTHDKSKTDKPKHVNIGLMTQKQLKHKLKEVKQEYRIKEPRKNRNGKVGINKINNYMPIPNAPRKTCHNCGNSNHLASFCRKNKDIYTLSAKSEVRNKNVRYRPDNPCFHCGSLWHSIYTCKEYQSLYYDYYEVKPSLKKKIDSPVSNSDKKSVSINTDLNSDKSSAASVNKLNKNKGSKQGNMKNILVLDTGCSGHMTGNKVLQSDFVEKAGPNVSYGDGNMGKILGYGNINLGNVIIQSVALVSGLKHNLLSISQICDRGYHVNFFEEHCEVVSKSTGKTVLKGYRHGNIYEAKLTLNSDNSAICLLSRASVEDSWNWHKKLSHLNFNNINELVKKDLVRGLPKSVFTPDGLCDSCQKAKQRKSSFKSKTESSILEPYHLLHVDLFGPQLDKISKDAVKIIRSDNGTEFKNSKMEEFCKANGIKQKFSAPGTPQQNGVVERKNRTLIEAARTMLEEAKLPTYFWAEAVQTACFTQNATLINKHGKTPFDMADEGIFVGYPLSTKAFRVYNLRTRVVMESIHVSFDDKKITGMDDFDEHEQLRFEDEDAFSDSINSDSEIISEFVTSHQQPQAHVEGEHFHNEHLDENDANSTKPKKVEEALKDADWVTAMQEELNEFERNKMDVKSAFLNGELEEEVYVEQPPGFVDSKFPDYAYRLDKALYGLKQAPRAWYETLAQFLLDREFSSSVEFVGLVGARTSVRVCREFELGVCSSSVQVYSSSLRVGGVAYHKLIGVVLYIELAS, via the exons atgtccaacAGGGTAATTGGATGCAagactgcaaaggagatatgggatgctttggaaatcagatgtcaaggaactaaagccatcaaaaagaacagaagaaccatacttactcaagagtatgaacactttgattccaaggctggtgaatcattgacagATATATATGATAGATTTGTTAAACTACTGAATGATTTATCTTtggtggataaagaatatgacttagaggactcaaatctcaaattcctatttgctcttcctgaaaagtgggatttgaaggtaaccactataagggataatcatgatcttgaagaacTAACTCTTGATGAtatttatggaagactgaaaacctatgaacttgagatggaacagaggagcaaacgtcatggaggcaaatcaaagcctgttgctctaaaagttcaagaggaagatGCTAAGAACAAAGGGAAagcacatgtcacaaagtctgatactgagtcatcaaactctgataatgactcaaactctgatattccctcagactctgaggacaatgatgatgagatgatgcagctagCAGCATTGATGATTAAAAGCTTCAaaaagatggcttacaagaagtTTAACAAAGGAAAGAGTTTCTCaagaaaagacagaaactctggtAAAACCTCTGATAAGagaaacttcaggaagaatgaaggcaaagaagaaaaatctggaaaagctgataagtccaAATATACCtgctttaactgtggtgaaaagg aatcagaggaggaagttaactatgccttgatggcaaacactgataaCAGCTCTGGagctgttgaaactaaggtacctcattccactcttgcctttgatactgaagatataactgagttaagactgTTTCTTAAAACattgcatgttagttatagagatcagactttagagaatgacagattaaaatctgagatcttagatgttaagaaaaggaataattatcttgagaaagaactagttcagatgttggaagttcagaaagaaagagattatTCTATCTTCATTAAAGATGAgttattaaagaaaaatgcttctcttgaatcagaacttgctaaggaaagagagataatcaaaacatggactaactcaggaaaaaTCACTCAGAATATCTTCGAAAGTGGAAAATGGAAGAGAGGTCTAGGATacactgataaaaatgaagctgagccTGTTAAGCAAGGATCTATTAAATCTGAAACTCCTAAGGTTGCATCAGTcagatttgttgctgaatcaaagACTCATGACAAATCCAAAACTGATAAGCCTAAACATGTTAATATAggcttaatgactcagaaacagcttaagcataagctcaaagAGGTAAAACAAGAatacaggattaaggaacctaggaagaACAGAAATGGAaaggtaggaataaacaaaatcaacaactacatgcctattcctaaTGCTCCCAGGAAAActtgccataactgtggaaattctaaccatcttgcttctttttgcaggaagaataaggacatatACACTTTGTCTGCTAAATCAGAAGTTAGAAATAAGAATGTTAGATATAGACCTGataatccttgttttcattgtggcaGCCtgtggcattctatttatacttgtaaAGAATACCAAAgcttgtattatgattattatgaagtGAAACcctctttgaagaaaaagattgattctcctgtttcaaactctgataaaaagtctgttagcataaacactgatttaaactctgataaatcttccgctgccagtgttaacaaacttaacaagaacaaaggatccaaacAA ggcaacatgaaaaatatcctagttctggacactggatgctcaggacatatgacaggaaataaagtcCTGCAATCAGattttgtggagaaggctggcccaaatgtttcttatggagatggcaacatggGAAAAattttgggatatggcaacatcaatcttggaaatgtcatcatacaatcagtagctctggtctcaggacttaagcataaTCTTCTCAGCATAAGTCAGAtttgtgacagaggatatcatgtcaatttctttgAGGAACACTGTGAAGTGGTTAGCAAAAGCACTGGAAAGACTGTTCTGAAGGGATATAGACATGgtaacatctatgaagccaagcttactttaaactctgataactcTGCAATTTGTTTACTGAGCAGAGCCAGTGTTGAAGATAGCTGgaattggcacaagaaactttctcacctgaacttcaataatataaatgagttagtgaagaaagatcttgtaagaGGACTGCCCAAATCAGTATTTACACCAGATGGTCTttgtgactcctgtcagaaagcaaaacaaagGAAATcatcattcaaaagtaaaactgagtcctccattcttgagccttatcatctgctacatgttgatctttttggccca CAAttggacaaaatttctaaagatgcagtaaagatcatcaggagtgataatggcactgagttcaagaattctaaaatggaagagttctgcaaagcaaatggaatCAAGCAAAAAttctcagcacctggaacaccacaacaaaatggtgttgtagaaagaaagaacagaactctgatagaagctgctagaaccatgctggaagaagcaaaattgccaacttatttctgggctgaggctgtgcaaactgcttgcttcacacaAAATGCTACactgataaataagcatgggaaaacaccatttgatatg gctgatgaaggaatctttgttgggtATCCTCTGTCAACCAAagctttcagagtttacaatctgagaacaagagtagtcatggaatcaattcatgtctcgtttgatgacaagaaaataacaGGTATGGACGATTTTGATgaacatgagcaactgagatttgaagatgaagatgcattctctgactccataaactctgattctgaaattatatcagagtttgtcactTCACATCAACAACCTCAAGCACACgttgagggggagcattttCACAATGAACatctggatgaaaatgatgCAAACTCG ACAAAACCCAAGAAAGTGGAGGAGGCTCTTAAGGATGctgactgggtaacagcaatgcaagaagagcttaatgaatttgagagaaacaaa atggatgtaaagagtgcttttcttaatggggagctggaggaagaagtgtatgttgaacaacctccaggttttgtagacTCTAAATTTCCAGACTATGCCTACAGACTTGATaaggcactctatggactaaagcaagcaccaagagcatggtatgaaactctggctcaatttcttttggacagag